In a single window of the Litorilituus sediminis genome:
- a CDS encoding FAD-dependent monooxygenase: MQKFDVLIVGGGMVGLTLALSLRKTNKLTVAIVDTLPVTDLPEQPEIRVSAINLASKAIFENLGVWSAIEASRLQGYQHMHVWDKAGVGKLDFSHQDVDSFPTDKAQGQQLGWIIENSVIRNALWQQAQQDEGISFFTESKLANLAVGDSEVFASFENNSQPIMAKLVVGADGANSWVRKQMDMAMVFQDYDHHAIVATVKCPQGHQNTAWQVFLPTGPLAFLPLASKHDGEDLCSIVYSTAPYDAKRLLELDADDFAKELTAASDGKLGAISLMSERAAYPLTMRLAQDFVKERVILVGDAAHTIHPLAGQGVNLGLLDAAALAQTLQPELVDAVAESDSLYDVKALKAFARWRKAEASEMITAMAAIKQAFTPQQEGFKVLRGLGMNIINQLPFAKKHLIAQALGLKDGLPSLAYSKK, encoded by the coding sequence ATGCAAAAGTTTGATGTCTTAATTGTTGGTGGTGGCATGGTCGGCTTAACCTTAGCTTTATCATTGCGTAAAACGAACAAGCTAACCGTTGCCATAGTCGATACCTTACCTGTAACAGATTTGCCTGAGCAGCCAGAGATCAGAGTTAGCGCCATTAACCTAGCCAGTAAAGCGATTTTTGAAAACCTAGGCGTATGGTCTGCGATTGAAGCGAGTCGCTTGCAAGGCTATCAGCATATGCATGTTTGGGATAAAGCTGGTGTTGGTAAGTTAGATTTCTCTCACCAAGATGTTGATAGTTTTCCAACAGATAAAGCCCAAGGCCAGCAACTTGGTTGGATTATTGAAAATAGTGTTATTCGTAATGCTTTATGGCAGCAAGCACAACAAGATGAAGGCATTAGCTTTTTCACTGAAAGTAAATTAGCTAATTTAGCGGTAGGTGATAGTGAAGTTTTTGCTAGCTTTGAGAATAACAGCCAACCGATTATGGCTAAGCTGGTTGTTGGCGCAGATGGCGCAAACTCTTGGGTGAGAAAGCAAATGGATATGGCTATGGTGTTTCAAGATTATGATCATCACGCCATTGTTGCTACGGTCAAGTGTCCTCAAGGGCATCAAAATACCGCATGGCAAGTGTTTTTACCAACAGGGCCATTAGCCTTTCTTCCTTTAGCAAGTAAACATGACGGTGAAGACTTATGCTCGATTGTTTACTCCACAGCGCCCTATGATGCCAAGCGCTTACTTGAACTAGATGCTGATGATTTTGCTAAAGAGCTGACCGCAGCAAGCGATGGTAAATTAGGGGCAATCTCATTAATGAGCGAGCGTGCAGCTTATCCATTAACCATGCGTTTAGCACAAGATTTTGTTAAAGAGCGTGTTATTTTAGTTGGCGATGCCGCTCATACCATTCATCCATTAGCTGGGCAAGGGGTGAATTTAGGTTTGCTTGATGCCGCTGCTTTAGCGCAAACACTGCAACCTGAATTAGTAGATGCAGTAGCAGAGTCAGATAGCTTATATGATGTGAAAGCACTCAAAGCCTTTGCCCGTTGGCGAAAAGCAGAGGCGAGTGAAATGATCACGGCGATGGCAGCGATTAAGCAGGCTTTTACCCCTCAACAAGAGGGCTTTAAAGTACTTCGAGGCTTAGGCATGAATATTATTAACCAGCTACCGTTTGCTAAGAAGCACCTTATTGCTCAAGCGCTGGGCTTAAAAGATGGTTTGCCAAGCCTTGCTTACAGTAAAAAATAG
- the gcvT gene encoding glycine cleavage system aminomethyltransferase GcvT: MTNKTVLHAKHLEAGAKMVDFYGWDMPINYGSQIEEHHAVRTDAGMFDVSHMTIVDVQGSDAKAFLRRLVINDVEKLATPGKALYTGMCNEEGGVIDDLIIYFFTETDYRLVVNSATREKDLAWMSKQSEGFDITITERPEFGMLAVQGPQAKAKVATLLTDAEKEAVADMKPFYGVQVGDLFIATTGYTGEDGYEIIVPDSAAEDFWQKLLDAGVRPCGLGARDTLRLEAGMNLYGLDMDESVSPLAANMAWTISWEPEERNFIGREVLAAQRAAGDQPKLVGLVLEEKGVLRSHQRVVTEFGDGEITSGTFSPTLEHSVALARVPRSVKVGDTVEVEMRKKLVKVTVTKPSFVRNGKKVF, encoded by the coding sequence ATGACTAATAAAACCGTACTACATGCAAAACACTTAGAAGCTGGCGCCAAAATGGTTGATTTTTACGGCTGGGATATGCCAATTAACTATGGCTCACAAATTGAAGAGCACCATGCGGTACGTACCGATGCTGGTATGTTCGACGTTTCACATATGACTATTGTTGATGTGCAAGGTAGCGATGCCAAAGCATTTTTACGTCGTTTAGTGATCAACGATGTAGAAAAGTTAGCCACACCAGGTAAAGCACTTTACACAGGTATGTGTAATGAAGAAGGTGGTGTAATTGACGATCTGATCATTTATTTCTTCACTGAAACTGACTACCGCTTAGTGGTTAACTCAGCAACGCGTGAAAAAGATTTAGCTTGGATGTCTAAGCAGTCTGAAGGTTTTGATATCACTATTACTGAGCGTCCTGAGTTTGGTATGTTAGCGGTGCAAGGCCCACAAGCAAAAGCTAAGGTTGCCACCTTATTAACGGATGCAGAAAAAGAAGCGGTAGCAGATATGAAGCCATTCTACGGTGTACAAGTTGGCGACTTATTTATCGCAACAACAGGTTACACAGGTGAAGACGGTTACGAAATTATCGTACCAGATAGCGCAGCAGAAGATTTCTGGCAAAAATTGTTAGACGCAGGTGTACGCCCTTGTGGTTTAGGTGCTCGTGATACTTTACGTTTAGAAGCGGGTATGAACCTTTACGGTTTAGATATGGATGAAAGCGTATCACCACTTGCTGCGAACATGGCTTGGACTATTAGCTGGGAGCCAGAAGAACGTAATTTTATTGGTCGTGAAGTATTAGCTGCACAACGTGCTGCTGGCGATCAACCTAAGCTGGTTGGTTTAGTACTTGAAGAGAAAGGCGTATTACGTTCACACCAACGTGTGGTAACAGAATTTGGTGATGGTGAAATCACCTCAGGTACTTTCTCGCCAACATTAGAACACAGTGTTGCTTTAGCTCGTGTACCACGTAGCGTAAAAGTGGGTGACACAGTAGAAGTAGAAATGCGTAAGAAATTAGTTAAGGTTACGGTAACTAAACCTAGCTTTGTTCGTAACGGTAAAAAAGTATTTTAA